From one Thermomicrobiales bacterium genomic stretch:
- a CDS encoding aminotransferase class V-fold PLP-dependent enzyme: protein MNDAANTTGYDLAATRSALPILDDWTYLNTGTVGIMAEPVLARHLAYIVDHERGGHATQARAVEGYERARRTLASFLSVEPSDVALNRNATDGINWIAARFPLVAGDEVITSTEEHPAMIYPWLAACERAEARLRFTQLSSDPDALLANIHAVLSNRTRVVAISHVSCETGTRVPVERIRDLVGPDVVILVDASQSVGQFPIDIPVLRADFVIGNGHKWLAGPKGSGFAWFDPGKIDLVPPAYFGDGAVEPQWTRSYYQTDPPPTLRFAGDASRFEYGTRAWHTYEALADAIEYQATLGWDAIFSHVNTMSSRMKEALNETPGIDVITPVEWHDSSGIVTFTIAGMSGIDISQELWDRDRIAQRRVEEPSAVRVSCTYFTDDSDITRLVEAVGRIARGR from the coding sequence ATGAACGACGCGGCAAACACCACCGGCTACGATCTCGCGGCAACCCGGTCGGCGCTTCCGATACTGGATGACTGGACCTACCTCAACACCGGCACTGTAGGGATCATGGCCGAGCCAGTGCTTGCCCGGCATCTCGCGTACATTGTCGACCACGAGCGCGGTGGGCACGCCACGCAGGCACGAGCAGTAGAGGGGTACGAACGCGCTCGTCGAACGCTCGCGTCGTTCCTCAGTGTCGAGCCATCCGACGTCGCTCTTAATCGAAACGCGACTGATGGAATCAACTGGATTGCAGCCCGCTTTCCGCTTGTGGCCGGTGATGAGGTCATTACCTCCACCGAAGAGCATCCGGCAATGATCTATCCATGGCTGGCAGCCTGCGAGCGTGCCGAGGCCCGGTTGCGATTTACGCAGTTGAGCTCCGACCCGGACGCACTCCTTGCCAATATCCACGCCGTCCTCAGCAACCGAACCCGGGTGGTTGCAATCAGCCACGTCTCATGCGAGACCGGAACGAGAGTGCCAGTTGAACGAATCCGCGACCTCGTCGGGCCAGATGTCGTCATTCTGGTCGACGCATCGCAGTCCGTTGGGCAGTTCCCGATCGACATTCCTGTGTTGCGCGCCGATTTCGTCATCGGTAACGGCCACAAGTGGCTGGCCGGCCCGAAGGGAAGCGGCTTTGCCTGGTTCGATCCGGGGAAGATCGATCTCGTCCCGCCGGCCTATTTCGGCGACGGAGCGGTTGAGCCACAGTGGACACGGAGCTACTACCAGACCGATCCACCTCCCACGCTTCGTTTCGCGGGGGACGCCTCGCGTTTCGAGTACGGCACACGTGCCTGGCACACCTATGAAGCTCTCGCCGACGCGATCGAGTATCAGGCAACCCTCGGTTGGGACGCGATATTCAGTCACGTGAATACGATGTCGAGTCGAATGAAAGAAGCGCTGAACGAAACCCCTGGCATCGATGTCATCACGCCGGTCGAATGGCACGACTCCTCAGGAATCGTCACCTTCACGATCGCCGGGATGAGCGGAATTGATATCAGCCAGGAGCTTTGGGATCGCGACAGGATCGCCCAGCGTCGCGTCGAGGAGCCGAGCGCAGTGCGCGTTTCCTGTACCTACTTCACCGATGATTCGGATATTACTCGGCTCGTTGAGGCAGTTGGCCGGATAGCCCGCGGTCGCTGA
- a CDS encoding peptidylprolyl isomerase, translated as MRTVLVIMLILASGVFVACGNSGNSGGGPDAASTNASGSSSSASDSTETPGGQVSNPKQWSSPPAMQLEEGKDYQAILHTNKGDMTVDLLESDAPKTVNNFVFLAKQGYYTNVPFHRIIKGFMIQTGDPTGTGAGGPGYRFADEPVTRDYVRGTVAMANAGPNTNGSQFFIMHQDNPLPKNYTIFGELIDGFDTLDAIANAPVGPSRSGEMSTPKEPLTLESVEIVTK; from the coding sequence ATGCGCACTGTTCTTGTGATCATGCTGATCCTCGCCAGTGGGGTTTTCGTTGCGTGTGGCAATAGTGGCAATTCCGGGGGTGGCCCGGACGCGGCATCGACGAACGCCAGCGGCAGCTCGTCGTCGGCCAGTGATTCGACCGAAACACCAGGAGGACAAGTGTCCAATCCCAAGCAATGGAGCTCCCCACCAGCTATGCAGCTGGAGGAGGGCAAGGACTATCAGGCGATTCTGCACACCAACAAGGGCGACATGACGGTCGACCTGCTGGAGAGTGATGCGCCGAAGACAGTCAATAATTTCGTCTTCCTTGCCAAGCAGGGATACTACACCAACGTGCCGTTTCATCGGATCATCAAAGGATTCATGATCCAGACCGGTGATCCGACGGGAACCGGGGCTGGCGGCCCTGGCTATCGATTCGCCGACGAGCCGGTCACCCGCGACTACGTGCGCGGAACGGTCGCGATGGCGAACGCGGGACCGAACACAAACGGCTCCCAGTTCTTCATCATGCACCAGGACAACCCGCTGCCAAAGAACTACACCATCTTCGGTGAGTTGATCGACGGGTTCGACACGCTTGACGCGATCGCGAATGCACCGGTCGGGCCGAGCAGAAGCGGCGAAATGTCGACGCCGAAGGAACCACTGACGCTGGAAAGCGTCGAGATCGTTACCAAGTAA
- a CDS encoding histidine phosphatase family protein produces the protein MRLWLIRHGETMSNARGVFQGHLDIELNERGVSQARAVSAYLAPIAFAAVFSSDLQRAARTAELLAGDRAVAFDPDLREMNYGVLQGVAYRDAAETLRPHRLEEAWLRGEIHRGRQSLPAGESLAQFRRRTSRFVDKLDDRFLDDESANVLVVGHGGQLAVLLTVLLGMPARARYSFRFANCGISVLTRIPGNTTLDLHNLVVWDEGRVFSDRGLSGQLPQRAE, from the coding sequence ATGCGGCTCTGGTTGATTCGTCATGGCGAGACGATGTCGAATGCGCGTGGCGTGTTCCAGGGTCATCTGGACATTGAGCTGAACGAGCGCGGCGTCTCGCAGGCTCGCGCGGTCAGCGCCTATCTCGCGCCGATCGCGTTCGCGGCTGTTTTCTCCAGCGACCTGCAGCGAGCGGCGCGGACAGCCGAGCTTCTTGCGGGCGATCGCGCTGTTGCCTTTGACCCTGACCTGCGGGAAATGAACTACGGTGTCCTGCAGGGAGTCGCCTATCGGGATGCGGCAGAGACGTTGCGACCGCACAGGCTCGAGGAGGCCTGGCTACGTGGAGAGATCCATCGTGGTCGCCAGTCACTGCCGGCGGGCGAGAGCCTCGCGCAGTTCCGCCGCCGGACATCGAGGTTCGTGGACAAGCTGGACGATCGGTTTCTCGATGACGAGTCCGCAAATGTCCTGGTCGTCGGACATGGCGGCCAGTTGGCGGTGCTGTTGACTGTTCTGCTCGGCATGCCGGCGCGAGCTCGATACTCGTTTCGTTTCGCGAACTGCGGAATCTCGGTCCTTACACGCATACCCGGGAACACCACGCTGGATCTGCACAACCTCGTGGTTTGGGATGAAGGGCGCGTATTCAGCGACCGCGGGCTATCCGGCCAACTGCCTCAACGAGCCGAGTAA
- the queA gene encoding tRNA preQ1(34) S-adenosylmethionine ribosyltransferase-isomerase QueA, giving the protein MTDSAIPLNWFDYKLPPDLIAQQPVEPRDAARLLLVDRSSGALSDRTFRDLPDLLNPGDLIVVNDTRVLPARLFARRLSGGRVELLLLDRNADGVWRAMGRPARRLRAGERLELLDSQDEVTNDGVDVVGRDAEQVLVRFDDEEAIGRHGHVPLPPYIHDRVDDPERYQTIYARDPGSAAAPTAGMHFTVDILERCRSRGVQVAPITLHVGLGTFQPIKTVDARDHQMHAEIFSVSAATVEMIRETRVSGGRVLAVGTTSVRTLETIASSVLAGGPARSLAGETRLFITPGTPFQLVDLMLTNFHLPRTTLLLLVASFAGEALMRQAYQHAIAEQYRFYSFGDAMLIV; this is encoded by the coding sequence GTGACCGATTCCGCGATCCCGCTCAACTGGTTCGATTACAAGCTTCCACCAGATCTGATTGCCCAGCAGCCGGTTGAGCCGCGTGACGCAGCGCGACTTCTGCTCGTAGATCGTTCTTCCGGCGCGCTCTCCGACCGGACCTTTCGTGATCTTCCCGATCTGCTGAACCCTGGCGATCTGATCGTCGTCAACGACACGCGGGTGTTGCCGGCACGGCTGTTCGCTCGCAGGCTGAGCGGCGGTCGCGTCGAGCTCTTGTTGCTCGACCGCAACGCTGATGGAGTCTGGCGGGCCATGGGTCGCCCGGCACGGCGGCTGCGAGCGGGAGAGCGCCTCGAGTTGCTGGATTCACAAGACGAGGTTACTAACGACGGAGTCGACGTCGTGGGTCGCGATGCGGAGCAGGTGTTGGTGCGGTTCGACGACGAAGAGGCGATCGGGCGCCACGGTCACGTGCCACTGCCGCCGTACATCCACGACCGCGTCGACGACCCGGAACGTTACCAGACGATCTACGCTCGGGATCCGGGTTCGGCGGCGGCGCCGACCGCCGGCATGCACTTCACGGTCGATATTCTGGAGCGTTGTCGGTCACGGGGCGTCCAGGTAGCTCCGATCACTCTCCATGTCGGTCTTGGGACGTTTCAGCCAATCAAGACGGTCGATGCGCGAGATCACCAGATGCATGCGGAGATCTTCTCGGTGTCGGCCGCTACGGTTGAGATGATCCGGGAGACACGGGTATCCGGCGGTCGGGTGCTGGCAGTCGGGACGACATCGGTGCGGACGTTGGAGACAATCGCGAGCTCGGTATTAGCGGGTGGTCCTGCCCGATCTCTGGCGGGAGAGACGCGACTGTTCATCACCCCGGGCACGCCGTTTCAATTGGTCGATCTGATGCTGACGAACTTCCACCTGCCGAGAACGACATTGCTCCTGCTCGTGGCTTCATTCGCCGGGGAAGCGTTGATGCGTCAGGCTTATCAGCATGCGATCGCGGAGCAGTACCGTTTCTACTCCTTCGGCGATGCGATGCTGATCGTGTAG
- a CDS encoding HDIG domain-containing metalloprotein, with protein sequence MELTRDNAWSLLTEYVHNEPLLRHCLGVEACMREYARVFDADENLWGFVGLIHDFDFEMHPTLDQHPQDGAPILREHGVPEHVVQSVLSHADHLDVPRATSLERTLAAVDEMSGFVTAVALVRPTKSIDEVTPRAVRKKMKDKAFARAVHRETLIATAEELGVDFDVHIQHVIDGIATIAPQLGLTRTETTQVVD encoded by the coding sequence ATGGAGCTAACGCGCGACAACGCATGGTCGCTGCTGACCGAATACGTTCACAACGAGCCATTGCTACGGCATTGCCTCGGCGTCGAGGCGTGCATGCGCGAGTATGCCCGTGTCTTCGACGCCGATGAGAATCTTTGGGGATTCGTGGGGCTGATCCACGATTTTGACTTCGAAATGCACCCGACCCTCGACCAGCACCCTCAGGATGGCGCTCCTATTCTCCGTGAGCATGGAGTGCCCGAACATGTGGTTCAGTCGGTTCTGTCGCACGCCGATCACCTCGATGTCCCGCGGGCGACATCGCTGGAACGAACACTGGCGGCGGTAGATGAGATGAGCGGCTTTGTCACCGCGGTTGCGCTCGTCCGGCCGACGAAGTCGATCGACGAGGTGACGCCTCGCGCCGTCCGGAAGAAGATGAAGGACAAGGCCTTCGCGCGGGCAGTGCACCGTGAGACGTTGATCGCGACCGCAGAAGAGCTGGGCGTCGATTTCGACGTTCATATCCAGCACGTCATCGACGGGATCGCGACAATCGCTCCTCAACTTGGCCTGACGCGCACCGAGACAACACAGGTGGTGGACTAG